A single genomic interval of Plodia interpunctella isolate USDA-ARS_2022_Savannah chromosome 16, ilPloInte3.2, whole genome shotgun sequence harbors:
- the LOC128676443 gene encoding O-acyltransferase like protein-like: MKLTICLLNIVIVSTVNAYVQMVVPDGKNVFDLDLYEGVLDPELCSEQMRIVSNHSELLSQFLDSGIRTPRGILKGNLVDMGNYHQCLEINEMVQNRQIEGKYCTISVPLDQHIDWPSFPDWEIPWPNITLPENTTWPELPWPEISSVSSRLSEHTIEQIKKYKILRTEFQMMAAISPRSGEGTTSGMEFNLALCVPKACTSRDAINLVGITDEIGLKYEENFCRLPKDKKWVAGDYTAIVIFSLLGILTLVSTGYDIRQTIVLQRDPKSVNKLYQSFSVYTNTRRLLTFAPVPGAIECLDGVRAFAMIWVIIGHTFVNQISGLHMANPIDSLNWIISFKSLWITSGPITVDTFFMISGLLVVYSTAGKMTRTKFVKNVHLFYLNRLLRLFPVLAAVILLQVSLFSRMTDGPYWQEVARHTHNCRVYWWSTLLYFQNFYNPGSMCLPHSWYLAIDFHMFLLSPLILFWVVSGRKRAAWVAILTGLLAFLIGSSIYNFVKNFPSASITLARPQDQPAYLQYYYVNTLTRGSPFFVGMIYGYMLHMYRGQKLTISRVSACMLWVLALAIIVGIVCITNLVVQADWDNQLADNLINSYMRPIWALAVGWIVFACSKGYGGPVNWVLCLGMWKLLGRLSYAMYIIHYPLIFVVNGTYVAPLHFSVEFSLHKFCTDFAIAVFSAFVVTLLVDSPCSTLIKMAIGGGPKRPPPVKQPEDRSDVKNRDIDIIISSTPEASNKAAL, encoded by the exons ATGAAGCtaacaatatgtttattaaatatagttatagtGAGTACAGTGAACGCGTACGTACAGATGGTGGTCCCGGAtggcaaaaatgtatttgatttGGATCTCTACGAGGGGGTCCTGGATCCGGAATTGTGTTCGGAGCAGATGAGGATAGTGTCCAACCATTCGGAGCTTCTGAGTCAGT TTTTGGATTCTGGCATCCGAACTCCCAGAGGCATCCTGAAAGGTAACCTTGTTGACATGGGAAACTACCACCAATGTCTGGAGATAAATGAAATGGTACAAAACAGACAAATAGAAGGAAAGTACTGTACAATATCAGTACCATTAGACCAACATATAGACTGGCCTTCTTTCCCGGATTGGGAGATTCCTTGGCCTAATATAACTCTGCCTGAAAATACAACATGGCCTGAACTCCCGTGGCCCGAAATAAGTTCAGTGAGCAGTCGGCTAAGTGAGCACACTATTGAGCagattaagaaatataaaatactgagGACTGAGTTCCAAATGATGGCTGCGATTTCGCCTAG GTCAGGCGAGGGAACGACGTCTGGTATGGAATTCAACTTAGCCTTATGTGTACCAAAGGCTTGCACCTCTCGAGATGCTATAAACTTGGTTGGAATTACAGACGAAATCGGTTTGAAGTACGAAGAAAATTTCTGTCGACTGCCCAAAGACAAGAAATGGGTTGCTGGGGACTACACGGCTAT TGTAATATTTTCGTTACTCGGCATTCTAACCCTCGTCAGTACCGGTTACGACATTCGCCAAACAATCGTACTTCAACgag aTCCAAAATCAGTGAACAAGCTATACCAGTCGTTCTCCGTGTACACGAACACACGAAGACTGCTGACGTTCGCGCCTGTGCCGGGAGCCATCGAGTGTCTGGACGGGGTGCGCGCGTTCGCTATGATATGGGTCATCATCGGACACACCTTCGTCAACCAGATCTCCGGGCTGCACATGGCTAACCCCATCGATTCTTTGAAT TGGATCATATCTTTCAAATCACTATGGATCACGTCTGGCCCTATCACCGTAGACACATTTTTCATGATCAGCGGTCTCCTCGTTGTGTACTCCACAGCAGGCAAGATGACAagaa CAAAATTCGTAAAGAACGTGCACTTGTTCTATCTAAACCGGCTGCTGCGCCTGTTCCCGGTGCTCGCGGCCGTGATCCTGCTGCAGGTGTCTCTATTTAGCCGCATGACGGACGGGCCCTACTGGCAGGAGGTCGCTCGGCACACGCACAACTGCCGCGTGTATTGGTGGAGCACCCTGCTCTATTTCCAGAACTTCTACAACCCTGGCAGTATG TGCCTCCCTCACTCGTGGTACTTGGCTATAGACTTCCACATGTTCCTCCTCTCCCCCCTGATTCTGTTCTGGGTGGTCAGTGGCAGAAAGAGGGCCGCATGGGTTGCCATCCTCACCGGGCTCTTGGCTTTTCTCATTGGATCTAGCATCTACAACTTCGTGAAAAATTTCCCATCAGCGTCCATTACCTTGGC ccGGCCGCAGGACCAGCCTGCCTATCTACAATACTACTACGTGAACACGCTGACAAGAGGCTCTCCATTCTTCGTGGGAATGATCTATGGATATATGCTTCATATGTACCGGGGGCAGAAACTGACTATTTCTAGA GTGAGCGCCTGCATGTTGTGGGTCTTGGCGCTGGCCATCATCGTGGGTATAGTCTGCATCACCAACCTCGTCGTGCAGGCGGACTGGGACAACCAGCTCGCCGATAACCTCATCAACTCCTACATGAGGCCGATCTGGGCTCTAGCCGTTGGGTGGATTGTGTTTGCTTGTTCTAAAGGATACGGAG GTCCTGTGAACTGGGTGCTATGCCTAGGGATGTGGAAGCTGCTGGGGCGGCTGTCCTATGCGATGTACATCATCCACTATCCGCTGATCTTCGTCGTCAATGGCACGTACGTCGCGCCGCTTCACTTCTCGGTTGAATTCTCT CTCCACAAGTTCTGCACAGACTTCGCTATCGCGGTGTTCTCCGCGTTCGTGGTGACCCTGCTGGTGGACTCCCCGTGCTCCACGCTCATCAAGATGGCCATCGGCGGAG GTCCAAAAAGACCGCCACCAGTGAAGCAGCCTGAAGACCGGTCGGATGTCAAAAATAGAGACATCGATATTATCATAAGTTCAACTCCAGAAGCTTCGAATAAAGCAGCTTTATAG